A region from the Mercenaria mercenaria strain notata chromosome 7, MADL_Memer_1, whole genome shotgun sequence genome encodes:
- the LOC123554910 gene encoding fibroleukin-like encodes MKYFQQNLQPLLLIPTDSTVNGKMRIYIVSYLFLITNSAFGFTLEQVMERVDYIEDRVNKESKFRRDGFKTLINEIGSLKTMLQQVLENKVEVKDTETVQDTKNTRSDLEQKVLLLTNAFMKEKILNKRFRREIPELQRQVQDLKTRSDQIFTGVEDTLSGIEFIKNQNRERQETFIMLEDEIPKIKGYSLNLLEQFENTEITEAENFSKIKNDTKEIKKNIEHLKDSQELCLENININNNLTKRPEELVSGKVFVSKENDSVTTDHLDRECNCSVSSCPVNSKPAPDDPMASYTSCLELYDSGFKSNAIYNIEIEKERNISVYCDMTTDGGGWTVFQRRQDGSVDFVRDWNEYETGFGNLIGEFWLGNKYLNLLTDNDEPHELRIKLEDHDGNRAYAKYSSFKVESKGTNYKLYVSGYTGNAGDSLAKSDSTFGPHDQMEFSTRDQDNDKTSSNCASRWKGGWWFNNCFDSHLNGLYQKQSKCKTEWKCIIWNTWKGSRYALKFTEMKFR; translated from the coding sequence atgaaatactttCAGCAAAATTTGCAACCATTGTTACTGATACCAACAGATTCAACAGTAAATGGGAAAATGAGGATTTATATTGTTTCTTATTTATTTCTGATTACGAATTCAGCTTTTGGTTTCACTCTAGAGCAAGTTATGGAGAGAGTAGATTATATTGAAGACAGAGTTAATAAAGAGAGCAAATTCAGAAGAGATGGCTTTAAGACGCTCATAAATGAAATAGGTTCCTTGAAAACAATGCTTCAACAAGTATTGGAGAATAAAGTTGAAGTCAAAGATACTGAGACTGTCCAGGACACTAAAAATACTCGTTCAGATCTAGAGCAAAAAGTTCTGTTGTTGACAAATGcctttatgaaagaaaaaatattgaacaaGCGGTTTCGGCGAGAAATTCCAGAATTACAAAGACAAGTTCAGGATTTGAAAACAagatctgaccaaattttcacaGGTGTCGAAGACACACTAAGTGGAATAGAATTCATTAAAAACCAGAACAGAGAAAGACAAGAAACTTTTATTATGCTTGAAGATGAAATACCTAAAATAAAAGGATATTCATTAAACTTGCttgaacaatttgaaaatacagaaattacTGAAGCAgaaaattttagcaaaataaagAATGACACAAAAGAGATAAAGAAAAACATAGAACATCTCAAAGACAGCCAAGAACTGTGTttggaaaatataaacattaataaCAATTTGACAAAGAGACCGGAAGAACTTGTCAGTGGAAAGGTGTTTGTCAGTAAAGAGAACGATTCAGTAACAACCGATCACCTTGACAGGGAGTGCAACTGCTCGGTTTCATCATGTCCAGTAAATAGCAAACCTGCTCCCGATGACCCGATGGCCTCTTACACGTCTTGTTTGGAATTGTATGACAGCGGGTTTAAATCTAACGctatatataatatagaaatTGAAAAGGAAAGAAACATTTCTGTCTATTGTGACATGACTACTGACGGTGGAGGGTGGACAGTATTTCAACGACGCCAAGATGGCTCTGTCGACTTTGTCCGAGATTGGAATGAATATGAAACTGGATTTGGCAACTTGATTGGTGAATTTTGGCTcggaaacaaatatttgaatCTACTAACTGATAATGATGAACCACATGAACTGAGAATCAAACTAGAAGATCATGACGGCAACCGTGCCTATGCTAAATACAGCAGTTTCAAGGTTGAGTCGAAGGGAACAAACTACAAACTATACGTAAGTGGTTACACAGGAAATGCTGGTGATTCTCTAGCAAAATCTGATTCAACCTTTGGCCCCCATGATCAAATGGAATTCTCCACCAGAGATCAAGATAATGACAAAACATCTTCCAATTGTGCTTCAAGGTGGAAAGGTGGATGGTGGTTCAATAATTGTTTTGACTCGCATTTAAATGGTCTCTATCAGAAGCAGTCAAAATGCAAGACCGAATGGAAGTGCATTATCTGGAATACATGGAAAGGTTCCAGATACGCCCTGAAATTCACTGAAATGAAATTTAGATGA
- the LOC123555629 gene encoding uncharacterized protein LOC123555629, whose protein sequence is MNALQLITFVSCILAADTYLFGNVCDIDVDSSNGVLDPSCRSGTVTIRSTSKVAYIRFSNVGRICIHSISGLTVTDVLTNQDLSNVPCERQTVGDVVLHVQVRIPYSRGSFHYTIS, encoded by the exons ATGAACGCTTTGCAACTGATTACGTTTGTGTCCTGTATCTTAGCAGCCGACACATATCTTTTTGGGAATGTGTGCGACATTGACGT AGACTCTTCGAACGGAGTGCTTGATCCGAGTTGCAGATCCGGCACAGTGACGATCCGGTCTACCAGTAAGGTTGCCTACATTCGCTTCAGCAATGTCGGACGCATTTGCATACATAGCATATCCGGATTAACTGTGACAGACGTGTTGACAAACCAAGATCTAA GTAATGTGCCATGTGAAAGACAAACTGTCGGGGATGTTGTCTTACACGTTCAGGTCCGCATACCTTATTCGCGTGGCAGTTTCCACTACACAATCAGTTAG